TCTTTAAAGAATGGTAAAATAAGTTTTATCTTACTAATATATTGATGGAGTACTTCAAGTGACAGAATGCGTATGGAGTGAAATCTTATTAGTTTGAATTCTTTAGCACGCTAATTTTATACATGTCCACATGTTAATGAATGTGAATAAGTACATTTTCATCTCGTAAGAGTAGCTTGTAtcttaatgaaaaaaaagaatgagataGGTTGAATGTAGATGTAAGTGTAGGATTCAAGAAACCAAAATGTTGATATGATTGGAGGAGAAAAGCAAAGAAGGATGATGAGGTGATTAGGCATCATGGGGTGGAATCTTCCCCTACCTTTCTTTGCTTTTGGTTTATGCATGTACGTATGTGAttgatgtgtgtgtgaggAAGAGGATTGCACACATGAAGAAAAGGACAAGTGAGGTTCCACATTCCTATTCATATTCCTCTCCCCAATGCCAATTCATCAGCTTTATTTGTTGTATGTCATTTTGCTCTTCTTCTAATCCATTCCTTACCTAACCAAAACCAACTAATTTAGTGGTCAGGTTTCCGATCAACTAACCAATTACACTGCGCACATAAATGTTTGTGGATGAGAATATTGGCAAGCTCACCTAAtgacttatatattttttgagaaagaGGAAAGGACGTAAGCCCACAGCTTCAATCTAttaactttcttttctttcatgaTTCCTTAGGAATTTGCCCATGAGTTGTCCAGTGATGAAGGTCAAGACAGTCTCATTAATTGGACATCACCACCACAAGTATGTGGACTCAGAAGAACGTGTGTTGGGCCGTCCAAACACAAATATGGTCCACAAATTGGGATCTTTCCGTGCACTCCCAACCATTCAAAAGCCCAAATCTACGTGGGTAAGCACATTTTAggagaaatcaagaaacaagCCTTGTTTCTGCACACATGAGCATAAAAAGATCATGACACGTAAAATGACATGCACGAAATCACCAAAATGAACTAATTACACATGTGCACGCATGGTTTCAGTTATTGGGACAAAAAAACTTCCTCtatgcatttttctttctctaacTGTCCAGCTGGCCAAAAATCAAATAGAGCACTGCATGATCACTTATTTTCCAACATCCCCCACGCTGTTGTTATGATCTACAACCCCTTCATTTCGCTGAGAATTCCCTATAATTGAGCTTATGGCCGCAGCCAAAGCCGCAGTGAAATTAGGGTCCGCCGCAATGGCCGCCGTCGCCGCATTCACAATATCCTGGGAACTATCAAGAACCTGAATCCCGGCTCCTGGGCTTAAATGTTGTGGTTGATGACTCGAAAACGGGCTGGGAGCTTGTGGGCTATGGAGGAGTGAATTTGTGGGGATGTTCGCGTTGTTATTTGTAAGATCCAACGTCACAGTAGGAAATGGCGCTGACGCAGATATTGTGGCCAGGTTTTGTGAATAGGGCAGCTGCACGTTTCTTGCCAGCACGTTTGAGTTCTGTAATCCATCCGCACTCGGCATCGGTCCCGAGAGTAGCATTGTTGCGGCGGCAGATGTGGTTGACGCCATCGCCATGGCTGCCGGCGGGAGCGGGTGGTTGTGTCGCCCTTCGTAGGTGGTTATAAGAACTGACCGGTCTTCTGCACACCTTTGCACCTGTCATTTACAATCATATTCTCTAAGAGTTAATGTTAGTACAAGCGAAAACCTCCTCCTAAAATTAGTAACAAATTATACCAATCATCCCTGAAATTATGAACCCTAACTCCCTACTATAAAGCATGATTACATAATCATATGAAATTTTGGGAGCATTATGAAATTCTatcaatttctgaaaaattatatatattggcaACTTAAGCAGTCGTACGATCTCCTGATTATACGAGAAATTTGTAATACAAAATACGATTGCATCATATTGAACTAATGATAGTGATGCAAGAAAAGAGTTGCGATATATAGAATTAAGGATGGAAAAAGCTATACTTGTTTGCGAACGGGACAAGCAACAGCCATGGTACAACGGTAATAAGCACGAGGGCATGGGTTTCCCTTGGCCAATTTTTGCCCGTATTTTCTCCATTGGCATCCATCTGATATCTGCACCACACCATACATATGACGATCGATAAGTAGACCAGATGTAATTGTGAACATAATTAGTGACAAGCTGCAAATgaagaatattaatttcaaaacataAATCTCCTTTTCCAATTGAAGTTACGTATCAGCTGTTGATCAGATTCTCCCAGAACTCAACTAGGAAACAATTATATTGTCAACTGTACTGGTTATTACCaagagaaaataaactttcatGAATGTGAATTTTCTACACGTTGGAGTGGTAATGTTGAAGTTTCGAGTTCCACGGATGtgaaataatgtatatataatatttttatatgtttgttattcttgaatatgtcctctataatttaaaattattgatgtacCTAATTAATCAGCAGTAAAAATAAGGAATTGAATGCCCGTTTCACTTACCATAGTTGCCTCTGAGCGGGCACGAACTGAGACACGGGCTTTCTTCATGGTGGCCTCAGCCGCCTGGTGATCGAGATCCTTTGAAGTATGAGGCTGATCATGAGGCACTTTGTTTATCTGAACTGAGTTAATGCTCTTCTGCAATCGAAGATTGGCCATTGACATTTCCTCCGTGCACAGTGGTGAACTTGAGCACTCCAGCTGCTGCTGAGTTTTGCCAATGTCTTTACCCTCGCGTTGACCGCGATGCTTCAGATTAATCCCGAACCCGTGATTTTCTTCATCTCCCACTTCATTTATCATCTGAAGAACCAACCATGCAAATATTACTATAGATATTCAATCAGTTAACTGAAAAATAGTGTCTTTTTTCGTCGTTCTTTCCGTGAACTGTTAATGTAAGAGTCTGGATCATGACATAATAATCTGATGCGCGCCAACCTTGCGATCGTCTGATTTGATTTCAGCGGATGATCCAGGATTCTGCTGATGATTTGAAAGTGACATGATGTGCATCTTCAAGGAATAATACTTGTCGTTGATTTGATTTAGGATGGCTCTCAACCGTTCATTTTCTGTGTTCATCCGGTCCAGCTCCGCCTTCAGAACTACGAACTgcaaatacatatacatatatcacaaatcccctacatatatatataaataacagtAGTAATTGGTGGTAATGGATTTGAATGATCTTACCTCTGTATCTGAAGTAGTAGTACCCTCTGCTGATCTATTACTATCCATACTCCGGTTCTCACTCATCACATTTGGATTGCTTGTCAAAAGATCTAAACCAgtctacattttttttttttttttttgggttgggggggggggaacaaaagagaaattagaaaaaaaaattaaactgatAATTAATTGTCTGCGAAAGTTAACATGTATGATGCATTCAAAACACATTCatccacaatatatatatatatagagagagagagagagagagagagatacgCTTATATGAAGGAGAAGTTCTTTCCCAGCTGGTTCATcactttctttcttgatttgaaCAGTAGTTGATGAATAATTCCTCTCCTCCGCGGCGAAGAAATCCATTTCACTCAGAACCCTTTTCTCCCCATGATCCACATCTGACAAACCTTGATGATCATCAAAGGAGTTGAGAATCATCATCTCCTGATTAAACCCGTTTTCCATCTGGAATGAATCCTTATTATCACATGCACGCTATATAATACATTCATACAAATTACAATGAATGATCCaccaaagagagaaaaaaaatgatctaaTGTATGAATATGAAGCGATGGAGAGTGTAAACGAGTCttgatatgtgtgtgtgtgtgtgtgtgtgtgtgttgtccTTTGAGTCTTAATATTAGAAAGGGCAgaggaaataaaaacaaaagtaagAGGTAAGAGTTGAGACCAAATGGGAAAAGGATTTCAAAGGAAATTgtaatgaaagaaaattccaaGAATGAATGGGTAGAGTTATAGGATGGGAGTGAGGTCAGACGGTGCGTCAATGTGCGCCCAATCACTCTGACGAAATCTTCTTCCCAATCAAATTTTCTTCactaattctaaaataaaattacatgaacaaatatatatacatgttattatgtaattgattaatattaattattggatcCAATCTGAAAATGAATTGTTTTGTTGGAGTGAATTTGAGTGGTATGCGATTGGGGTGGCGAGTTCCACGTGAGAAGGAAGAGTCAACGGAATTGACGGCCAGGGATTCTCCACATGGGGACTCACCCCACCACTTTGACCGCTTTGTTTTTTACTTGTAAGCTCCCACCACCTTAGCTACACCTACACTACATCCCATCATCTAcctacacacacatatacatatattttatatacttttatttctatttttttaagggTTTGACATAAGATGCATTCTTGTTTTAGTGGTTTTTGAACCCACGTCCAATCAAActaaactatataaataagcaaaaattTGTAGTGTCTAAGGGAAAAGTAAGTTGCCATTCTATTATGATGTTGTCCCCGTGAAGTTCATGATACGGATAGACCAGCAATTAATTCATGAATTAGTTCGGATGTCTATCTCTAGAGTTTGAAATGGGAATAAAGCTAGCCGATGTGATCACTTTGATTTTTACAGTGATCTCGCTCGAAATATACGATTTTGATTGGTTATCTCGATCACGATCACGACCACGTACTCTCTCAAAATCTAGTGATTGAGTTCTGAGGATAAAACACGAACGTGAGGCTCGtcaacaaaattcaatttagaaaAGCCTAAATTCATTCATGTTTGCCACGTTTGAAGAGTTACGAAATCTTAGTGACCGAAATTCTCTAATTgctaaaaattattgaatgatGGGTTAATGTATGCCACCCATATAGCTAGAGTTTTCAAAATGCTACCCCCTAACATACATGACcagtaaatacaatttttagccgaataaatatctattgcgatatttatgttaatgtaatttgtaAATTGTAATACTGTTGAAAGAATATGAGtaactttttgttaaaaacTATGTTCGTAATGTGTCAAACACACTATCATCTGTAATATTGCCATATCCTCATGTCAACCCGTGCttctattttcattaaatttctgAACACgttaaatgatatatttaacTCATTTTTTAATCGTGTCAATTATGTggttttattcatatataactCATATCTAGCAATATATTGATCAATCGTCGAAGctgtcaaaattaattactaattctACAATTGTAGCAGTAGTTGAACCAGATCGAATCCCTAGAGAACTACGAATTAAAAACTCAGTCAAGTTGCGGTAACCAAATAGGTGaagtttgaattaaaaattattactaactAATAGAAACTAAACAGAAAGCATATATAAATTGTGAGAAAGAAATCAATAAGAGAAGAATTCAGACCCCAAGGGAGTGTATCATCCAATCGCTATGTTAATCATTGATCACACAAGGTTAAGTTTACAACGCATTCAACTTTGAAATCTATTAGAATAACGATAATAAATTCCTGTTTTTCTATTGTAATTGACCTGACTCAAGCATCCAACTCAAAACTGAGTATCTCACGACTAGGCACAATAGCGTTTCATATCAATTCAATAGTGGCATGTGCATCAGCGAGAATAGTTGaaccaaatcaaataattgagaTAATTGCAATCATCTAACCTAATTTTCTTGTccctataaataaatcatacgGAGCAAACAATTAATTTGCTTGCTACTTGTAACACTTATTCATGACAATTACGGATTATGGATAGcaatagaataattaatttcaaatcaaattgttggatctatcaaaattaatcattCTACAAGACGTAAATCAACACAAGAAATACTcgatgaaatcaaattaaaaccaagatatcaaaatataacaattgGGTTTAACGTTCTCCTTGAATCAGAAAAGAGGATTAGCTACACCATGTGTGTAGAAAAtcgtaaaaaatataaactaagaagaagaaaaggggaGAGATGACCTAATCTAAGAGAgtgataaaatatgaaattgaatACTAATCTTCAGCCTTCACACTCCTTTTTATAGCAGCAAAATCGTCCTCCCTCTTGCCTTCCAACGTattgtttggaaaaaaaaatgaatcgCAGTAAAAATCTTTCCAGATTAATCTCTCTTACAGACAGCTTTGCCCATTGAATAAGGTGTGATCACGCCCTATCAGATGTTCAAGTCACTTTTCCTCTCATCTTTCCTTAATCACTTTTTGGTTTCATTTGAGGCTTTTTGGCTCTCTTTTCTTCAAACGGGGTTAATATCAATCCTTTATCTAGAAGTTGCACAAttcaattatcaatacaataaattcattcTAAAATACTCAAACTAAGCATGCATTTGAGTGATAAAACACATcctatcataaatatatatatatatagatatagatatatatataatgatttttcaaacttcTATACATTATAACATTCAACATAACCCTAAATTCTAGAAATCAAATTTGTTGGATAACTTTCCAAAGGGGTAAGCCAAATAAgtcaaaaaatagaaagaatcaGGTTCCTGGAACGAGGGGAAAAGTGTAGGGCTGAAGTTGATTATTTCGTCGAACTTTTCTCGTGGatgtcttctttttctttataacaaaaataggAAGTCAGGGGAGAGAATTGCGTCTTCACCATATGTGCTAGTCAACATCCTAATAactgaattattattattgaaaattaatgtataattatgtaaaaataaatacatgggTCAAGACGTACATTTAGTCCCATCAAATATcttgataataattcaaacttgcattataaatataatgatgttcgATATTAACCATTAAGTCATAAGGGTTGATGGTCTACAACATAAAACTGGGTAGCAAGAGCTTATGGCTGAAAAACGTACCTTCATTTGTCTTTAACGAGGCATGAAGGTGGACGAGATTAAAAGTCTAAGACGTTCCATTCAatatgaaagtaattaatagCAACTGTTTAATATTGGCAACTGCCAAATGTTCtgatattttctcattttaaagtctatttttttaactaaataaaaaaacaattaattgcAGTTTAAAGTCATAAGAATAAAGctcaaattttctctttttctttaggTCAATTCTTAACTAAATTAAGAAacgattcttttttttctctataaatTTCAATACGTGAAGCCGACTTGCAATAAGTTGAAATCCAAATATacgaattattaaatttaagttctACTAACAGTACGACTTtgaatccaatttttttatgttatatttaagtatatatgattcttaatatagttttattttaaatttattcacgAACTGTTGACACAtggttattaatattattgttaaaacCTGCTAAGTAGTTATTGTGAAGCAATTCtacaagaataatttattaattgggACATCATAGGGCACATTTTAGTCAAATTTTGCATTGCCcgtcatttttattaatgtgtCAATGATGTCTAACTTGAATGATAAGGTGGAAGTCTCATAATTAATAGATTGTGGGTTTGAATCCTATTGATACgactatataattaaattactttttatagtaatatcttatttctttgcttattttgaatatatttattaatttcgaAAAGTTAAAGTATTAAActagtatttaaatttaatataataaatgatgtAGCAAtgaacaaatttttatttttaaaaaaagtcatTTTTGTTAATGGCCATCAGCTCAttgaataatcaattaatacatgtttaaataaattaattgctGCACCGATATATTAAGACAAGGCAACTAGCACGTAGTTATAGCTGTTGCAGAGTgtaaagtatttattattgttcaaGTGTCAAATTTTGCAGCGCAAAAAGTCAGCTCATTCTCAAACTGGGGAGTAGTATTTCTCCTTGTTCAAATTTTGCAGCGTAAAAGGTCAGCTCAGCCTCAACGTCACGGATACATCCACCCACTTTCAACCCTTCAATACTCTCATCTTCTTCTAGTAAATAAAACACCACCATTCTTTTAGtcttaaaattccaaaattcactgaatccTAAtgttaacttaaaaataaagccCAAATCATATTTCCAATCCATCCTAAATGCATTCAACTCATAAAACACGCCTTTTCACATAAACCCACTTTTTGTAAACGATTGACAGTTAATCTGCTGAAATTCATACTGAgggttgaaatttgaaaaggaTTATGTCGACTTTAGATTAGAGGTCGGACCGCTCTATCCAGTCGCCAGCTTTCCCGCTTCCGTCGACGTCTGAGAAAGTTCTTAGGGGTTTCGAGgatctttttcttgtttttctagAAACTATTTTGAAGAAAGTCAGAACTAgatgaaaaatcaaagaaagtgACATTTCACCCAAGATTACAAGAGTCTTTTAAACTTGGAGTTGGATCACATGAAAaggcaaaaataaaattttacaaattattaattagaagcACCAAGGCACATGTTTTTCTTATTCGTGACCGAAATTTATACCCAAAGAAAAAGCAGGGAACAACCTGGATTACTTCCCGCTCTCCGAATGGATGAACACGAGTTGAATATGACACTTTAATTTCGAATCAAGATCCTGTGGGAAGATAGATCTTCAGTTTCTgcaaattttctgtaaatgcaTAGAAATAAAATCTCATAAGGGCATCAGAATAACAATTTCACAAATCATCAACGACAATGCaaaatttcatgtaatattaaaaacatcTGGGAGATGAgggattaaaaaatttcatacaaTATTAGCACAACAAACTGATGTTGTCATACACAGGCAAATCAAGATCTGCCATTGGTCAAGAACTGGCAGCCCATTCGGGAAGGTGGTGATCTTGATTTTCTCGGCACCATACATAGGTCGAGCACTTCCAAGTGTATTTGGAACTCTGATGCACTAGCAATTCTATCCTTCCACCTCCTGCACTCAGTCTTGACATATTCATCCTGTCACTTATCACATTTTTCATGGATGTTGAAGTTTCACAATTAGACGCGAGTGGCCATCAGCATTGCACGGATTTTGGCCCTCAGATCATCAGGGACATCAGTAATGGTTTCAGAAGGTTGGGATGAAGCCCTCTGGAGGGAACTCACTACATCAATAGAAGTTTCTCTGCTGATATGACCACCTGCAATTCCTCTAGACTCATCTGAGACTCTGTAGCTGATCTCGCCCTCTTCCAACTCATTTCTTTCATCAGATGAtccatttttatgtttatctaTGGAACTACTATTTTCACGATCATCATCTGAAGATGTATCATGCTTACGGTTCCGTCGAGATTCCTTGTCTCTAGAAGAACGCCCACTCTTGTGCCTGTGTTTGTCCCTGCTACGATGCGAGTGATGCTTTTTCCTAGATTTTTTATCTATTCCATGATCATCATGATTGTCTTCCTGCAAATATTGCTTCGATGAACGCCTTTTCCTTGAGTGCTCATGAGAAGAAGAGTGAGAACGATGTTTCTTCCTAGACCGTTTATGATTTCTGTcctctttatatttatcttcaCATTCATCCTCCCGTTGTGAACGATGAGATCGGTGCTTTGATTTATGGCGCTTATGGTCCCTGTCTTCTTCACTACTTTCTCCTTTATCCTCATTTTCCTCAGAAGAAGAATGATGTCGATGCCTTTTCCTATGGTGCTTATGTTTCATTTCCTCTGCACTTTCATCTTCTCCATCATGTCTCCTAGATCTTGATCCAGAATTCCTTCTTGAGCGACTCTCATGctcttttgtattttcatctCCATAATCATCTTCATCAACATCCTCACATCCTCCAGCTCTTGATCGATACTTCCTTTTCGAGAGTCGCTCAGCATGCTCCtcaccaaaataatttttctcacGCTTCTCACCTGTAGCAGGCATATCAAGATCAACAGGAGCCAAGCTGCCTTCTCTGTCTTTGCCATCAAGATTAACCTCACTAGCTGACCTTGAGACTCCGGAGTCTAGAGGTTCTAGTGATGAACCACGTGATGTTCCAGCTTTAAAGGGCACTTCGCCACTTTTCAACATGGCTACAAACAGTTTAGCCCTTTTCAGCCTTTCAGCCTTGAGCTTCTGCTCTTTGGTCAAGTGTGCCTCAGCAGAATCAGCCTCTCCAGCAGCTTCACCAGCAACTGTTCTTGCAATTGCGTTGGTGGCAACTGCAGAAAAATTATGACTTTCACTCTGACCAGACTTTTCAACAGCATTACCTGGTCGGGAAGAAGGAAGGCTGCCTAAAGTTCCAGGCTGTATAACTTCACTGCTATTCACATGAACACCCGGAGAAGTGCTTGAAATTATGtgcaaattagaattttttatgccTCTTGTTGCAGCCTGAAGAATAGCAGCTGCAGCTGCTGCATCTACAGTGATTCCACATTCTTGCTGGGCCCCTTTGGATTCAGTCTCCTGTATGTCCTTCTTTGATTTGCCTATTACCATTTTGAACTTCTCTTTCCTGTCAGATTCCAATGGCATGTCACAAACAGCAGAATCCAATGAAAAATCCTTTTCCTTGAGTACAGAAGCTTTCTTGTCTGTCCTACGTCCTACTAGGTCATCCTTTCCAGGATACAAACTCTTCCCATTTACTCTAGACTGCAAGAGAGATACAAGACATTAATAAAACAGAATTCTTCGACGCATCAAGTAATCTTTATTAACAGGAAACTAAGGAGACCATATCACCGcatagaaaaacaaactaGATTCCTAATTTCCAAAAATCTATGGAAGTTCCATAAGTTCATTTTTGGCCGTTCAGGGTAGGAACAAGTTCATTCAAGATTGGCCCAACCAACAAACAAGTGGAGatcaaaaactatttttaaacaAGATCATGCATATCCTGTCTTCCTAACATGGCCAGTAATTGCGGCCAAAAATGAAACTATTTGCAGTGAcaaaacacaagaaaatggaaaggaGAGACACATTTGATATGGTTTACTCGTCATGGTATTACATAAGGAAAACATACCTCTTGAGTAGTTTGAAGGACTTTTAAGTAGTACGAATGGTACTGGTTGGATgggagaagaaaaggaaatctCCCATGCTTGCTATCTTGCTCAATAAGAGTTGCCTCAAACTGCTTCCCATTTCTcataataaattcaacaatCTTGTCAATCAATCTCTTTAATTCAGGTGGTGGCTCTACAATTAATGGCTCAATCTTTGAAGTCATTCCCATGGTCAAACTCTTTGCTTTATCTGCAGCAGCGGAAACTGAACGAGATTTCTCTTCCATGCCTTTCACAGTTCCAGATTTGGATGCATTGATCAAAGAGTTCTTCTTCACTGTGAGAACCTTCTCTTTATTGGAAAGAATTGGGTTTCTAGACACTGACTCATCCTTCATCATATGGGCCTGGGATTCAATCTTTTTTGAACCGTGAGAAATACTATCAGTGACAGAACTATCCTGGGAGGCATCTCTCTCAGTTTTTACAGTATCATCACCCTCCTCTTCCTCTCCAGACCCATAGACTGACCCAAGCAAAGACAAAGCTCCACCAACACCATTTGAATTATTGGGCTCGCCACCTCCCTTTATCCTCTCATCTTGTGAGTTTCCATCAGATTCAGAATTCAAAAGCTCTGGGTGATCAACAAGAAATCTGAAGTATGCATGAAGATGATGGCCAGGCATCAAGAACCCAAATGTTGGATTGTCTCCCTGTTTCACCCGCAGAATAATCTCTGACTGCCCACCATTTTTGCTGACAAACATGGCAGTCCTTGCAATTATCTGATGCGCCTTCTCAGTAGGaggctgaaaaagaaaaggaaaagtacAAGACCAAAGAAAGAAACTCTTTTAGAAATGAGAAATTCCAACACTTCTAAACAGCAAATCAGAGGCACGGGAGTACAGAGAACTAATGAAGCAAGAGACATTGAGTAAAACTGATTACCGAATAATCATGATGCAACAACCAAAAAAAGGAGCACTATTTAATGTATTGCATAATTTTGCCCCCTTAAACTGATAGtcttcaaaaagaaaatttctacTTTCCTAATCCCACCTGCAACGCCCTTGTCATGACATCAAAAGGAAACAAGGTGCCAGTGTACGGCAACCAATCACAAGTAGTCCATCCCTGCTCCAAGCATCTGAAAACTTGACATGGCGAACCTTAAAATACATATGCACCTTTCACAATTGTTACAGGCCATACTAGGGAATTTGGGTTAGCAAAGTACAAGATATCAAGTTCAGGCAGAAACGTACAAAATCCTTAGATTCAAGAGCACAGGCTTACCAAGCAGTGAAGAAGGTCTCCAGGAATGGGGAACGGAGGGAGAAACCCAGAAGATTCCGCTCCAGCATCAGCATCCCTTTGGTCAGCAGAATCATTGTTTCCATAAGAGAAGGCAACAGCACGATAGCCTAAACTGTCCGGTCGGTGTTCATCATCCTCCACATCTagatataagaaaattttagacAACACTTAGATGGTCCACCAACAACTGGGAAAGAAACCTAAGATTTACGAAACATCAGTTATCCCCATAAAAGACATAAATGAAGTCATGTCTAAAAGGATTATAGAAACCTTACTTGTAACTCGAAGAAGGAAGTCACATTTTACATCCTTCCTGCAAATTTGGAAGATACAGTACAGAAGTATGCTACCGGCACAAACTAGATAGATATTACACCCCTTGTTCATCCTACCCTGTTTTTTTAAAGAGATTTCAGCATAAATATTTCCTGACAACAGCCATAACACCAACCTCCACAAACAAAATCTCTAGCAATTCAAAAAGTTTGCTGAAGCATCTCAGTACATAGCCTCATCTGTTTTGCATTGCCTACAGTAGAAGTCAAAAAGGAACTTTTCATGTGTTTTCTCAAGGAAGAGAAGACAACAAAAAACTTCCTTCAGTTACGGGAGCCTGGCAGTTCAGTGTATAAACAATGTTATCTTAGTCAAGCCTGCCAACAGAAAGGATTGGAAATGCAAAACCAATATTTTCTCTTATACAATGTGCCAAATTTTGTTCTCACATCGGCGGAGCAGTTTGATTCCAgattatttctttcttatcgTTAATTTCCAGATTCTCACACAACAAGAGAAGAATTTTCCGGATTCTCCCNNNNNNNNNNttccccccccccccccaaaagaGAAGacttaaaacaataatattcgTCTCCTTTTTAGCTAAGAAAACTAACAATACAATATTAAGTCAAGAAACTATTAAGCCGAATATCCAAAACCACTAAACTTGACAAGTGGAAAGGTTAAGAAAAGTGATGTATACCTGGTTGATCGGACTGCGACGGGAGGTCAAGATATCTCTCATGATCGAGTTCAGCTTCAAGGGATAAGTCCTCCACGAGGATAGTTTCGGAGTTGCGACTGCG
This genomic window from Sesamum indicum cultivar Zhongzhi No. 13 linkage group LG12, S_indicum_v1.0, whole genome shotgun sequence contains:
- the LOC105174883 gene encoding splicing factor, suppressor of white-apricot homolog isoform X3; the encoded protein is MNKGCNIYLVCAGSILLYCIFQICRKDVKCDFLLRVTNVEDDEHRPDSLGYRAVAFSYGNNDSADQRDADAGAESSGFLPPFPIPGDLLHCLPPTEKAHQIIARTAMFVSKNGGQSEIILRVKQGDNPTFGFLMPGHHLHAYFRFLVDHPELLNSESDGNSQDERIKGGGEPNNSNGVGGALSLLGSVYGSGEEEEGDDTVKTERDASQDSSVTDSISHGSKKIESQAHMMKDESVSRNPILSNKEKVLTVKKNSLINASKSGTVKGMEEKSRSVSAAADKAKSLTMGMTSKIEPLIVEPPPELKRLIDKIVEFIMRNGKQFEATLIEQDSKHGRFPFLLPSNQYHSYYLKVLQTTQESRVNGKSLYPGKDDLVGRRTDKKASVLKEKDFSLDSAVCDMPLESDRKEKFKMVIGKSKKDIQETESKGAQQECGITVDAAAAAAILQAATRGIKNSNLHIISSTSPGVHVNSSEVIQPGTLGSLPSSRPGNAVEKSGQSESHNFSAVATNAIARTVAGEAAGEADSAEAHLTKEQKLKAERLKRAKLFVAMLKSGEVPFKAGTSRGSSLEPLDSGVSRSASEVNLDGKDREGSLAPVDLDMPATGEKREKNYFGEEHAERLSKRKYRSRAGGCEDVDEDDYGDENTKEHESRSRRNSGSRSRRHDGEDESAEEMKHKHHRKRHRHHSSSEENEDKGESSEEDRDHKRHKSKHRSHRSQREDECEDKYKEDRNHKRSRKKHRSHSSSHEHSRKRRSSKQYLQEDNHDDHGIDKKSRKKHHSHRSRDKHRHKSGRSSRDKESRRNRKHDTSSDDDRENSSSIDKHKNGSSDERNELEEGEISYRVSDESRGIAGGHISRETSIDVVSSLQRASSQPSETITDVPDDLRAKIRAMLMATRV
- the LOC105174883 gene encoding splicing factor, suppressor of white-apricot homolog isoform X2, with translation MRDILTSRRSPINQGRMNKGCNIYLVCAGSILLYCIFQICRKDVKCDFLLRVTNVEDDEHRPDSLGYRAVAFSYGNNDSADQRDADAGAESSGFLPPFPIPGDLLHCLPPTEKAHQIIARTAMFVSKNGGQSEIILRVKQGDNPTFGFLMPGHHLHAYFRFLVDHPELLNSESDGNSQDERIKGGGEPNNSNGVGGALSLLGSVYGSGEEEEGDDTVKTERDASQDSSVTDSISHGSKKIESQAHMMKDESVSRNPILSNKEKVLTVKKNSLINASKSGTVKGMEEKSRSVSAAADKAKSLTMGMTSKIEPLIVEPPPELKRLIDKIVEFIMRNGKQFEATLIEQDSKHGRFPFLLPSNQYHSYYLKVLQTTQESRVNGKSLYPGKDDLVGRRTDKKASVLKEKDFSLDSAVCDMPLESDRKEKFKMVIGKSKKDIQETESKGAQQECGITVDAAAAAAILQAATRGIKNSNLHIISSTSPGVHVNSSEVIQPGTLGSLPSSRPGNAVEKSGQSESHNFSAVATNAIARTVAGEAAGEADSAEAHLTKEQKLKAERLKRAKLFVAMLKSGEVPFKAGTSRGSSLEPLDSGVSRSASEVNLDGKDREGSLAPVDLDMPATGEKREKNYFGEEHAERLSKRKYRSRAGGCEDVDEDDYGDENTKEHESRSRRNSGSRSRRHDGEDESAEEMKHKHHRKRHRHHSSSEENEDKGESSEEDRDHKRHKSKHRSHRSQREDECEDKYKEDRNHKRSRKKHRSHSSSHEHSRKRRSSKQYLQEDNHDDHGIDKKSRKKHHSHRSRDKHRHKSGRSSRDKESRRNRKHDTSSDDDRENSSSIDKHKNGSSDERNELEEGEISYRVSDESRGIAGGHISRETSIDVVSSLQRASSQPSETITDVPDDLRAKIRAMLMATRV